The Gemella haemolysans genome includes a region encoding these proteins:
- a CDS encoding NAD-dependent epimerase/dehydratase family protein, with amino-acid sequence MNILLIGGNGFVGNALIKEFKKYNVKVSYLSRSQNYSISKDEATWIHGDIFDIENIITNEKYDIAIHLIGTIKNKKLYSKLNTESVAQTIKLCQKQNINKLVYFSANGGFKQYIESKRNGEKLVVDSKLDYLIVRPGLMYGKERLTSYFNILPIKFFSKLGIPFFKNVYPLPVEKIAREVVKGIFDNTDSPIIEINDMK; translated from the coding sequence ATGAACATACTACTAATCGGTGGCAATGGCTTTGTTGGAAATGCATTAATTAAAGAATTTAAAAAATACAATGTAAAAGTTAGCTATTTATCTAGATCTCAAAACTACTCTATCTCTAAAGATGAAGCAACTTGGATACATGGAGATATTTTTGATATCGAAAATATAATAACCAACGAAAAATACGATATCGCCATTCATTTAATTGGAACAATTAAAAATAAAAAGCTATATTCAAAACTAAATACAGAGAGTGTAGCACAGACAATTAAACTATGCCAAAAACAAAATATCAATAAACTTGTATATTTTTCTGCAAATGGTGGCTTTAAACAATATATAGAAAGTAAACGCAACGGAGAAAAATTAGTAGTAGATTCAAAACTAGATTATCTAATAGTACGCCCAGGTCTTATGTATGGTAAAGAAAGACTTACCTCTTATTTCAATATATTACCTATTAAATTTTTTTCAAAATTAGGGATACCATTTTTCAAAAATGTTTATCCTCTTCCAGTTGAAAAAATAGCAAGAGAAGTAGTAAAAGGAATTTTCGACAATACTGATTCACCTATTATTGAAATAAATGATATGAAATAA
- a CDS encoding IS3 family transposase codes for MGCATQGEKAAIIKELRKKGYQLKCLLQEIGMAKSTYYYLVNKEEVGVEAIRNEPVLKEIKIIFTENKGLYGVRRVHNELINRGFKVNHK; via the coding sequence ATGGGCTGCGCAACTCAAGGCGAAAAAGCAGCAATCATCAAAGAACTTAGAAAAAAAGGATATCAATTAAAATGCCTTTTACAAGAAATAGGAATGGCAAAATCAACGTATTATTATTTAGTAAATAAGGAAGAAGTAGGTGTTGAGGCTATTCGTAATGAACCAGTGTTAAAAGAAATTAAAATTATTTTTACCGAAAATAAAGGACTATATGGTGTCCGTAGAGTTCACAATGAACTAATTAATAGAGGTTTTAAAGTAAATCATAAATGA
- a CDS encoding ABC transporter ATP-binding protein codes for MSLNNIIEVKNITKTIKGKNILDDISFNVNSGECIALIGPNGAGKTTLMNCLLGNKFINSGSIKINSLNPGNQKLKEFLNILPQENVVPEKLKVKELLSFIQKLYKNPLTNEEIDVLLRFDDSQKENFASKLSGGQKRLLSFIITLIGRPKLIFLDEPTAGMDTSTRIRFWEIVNNLKNKGLTIIYSSHYIEEVEHTADRILVLNKGKLIRDTTPHAMRAEEIEKYFTLPIKYLDLLKDSDIINNLEIKTDNINFLTKKPDEIWNILHQAGCTFKEIEIQNRTLLDSIFVTTKDNGGEK; via the coding sequence ATGTCATTAAATAATATTATAGAAGTAAAAAACATAACAAAAACAATTAAAGGAAAAAATATCTTGGATGATATTTCTTTTAATGTAAACTCTGGTGAATGCATTGCTTTAATTGGGCCTAACGGAGCTGGTAAAACTACTCTAATGAATTGTCTATTAGGAAATAAATTTATCAATTCAGGCTCAATAAAAATTAATTCTCTAAATCCAGGAAACCAGAAACTAAAAGAATTTCTTAACATACTTCCTCAGGAAAATGTCGTTCCTGAAAAACTAAAAGTGAAAGAATTACTTAGTTTTATTCAAAAACTATATAAAAATCCATTAACAAATGAAGAAATCGATGTACTACTAAGATTTGATGATTCTCAAAAAGAGAACTTTGCTTCTAAATTATCAGGAGGACAAAAAAGATTATTATCTTTTATTATTACATTAATAGGACGACCTAAATTAATTTTCTTAGATGAACCAACAGCTGGAATGGATACATCAACACGTATTAGATTTTGGGAAATTGTAAATAACTTAAAAAATAAAGGTCTAACTATTATTTATTCTTCTCATTACATCGAAGAAGTAGAACATACCGCAGATAGAATCTTAGTTCTAAATAAGGGAAAACTTATTCGCGATACTACTCCACATGCTATGCGTGCTGAAGAAATTGAAAAATACTTCACACTACCTATAAAATATCTAGATTTATTGAAAGATAGTGATATTATAAATAATTTAGAAATTAAAACAGATAATATTAATTTCTTAACAAAGAAACCAGATGAAATATGGAACATATTACACCAAGCTGGTTGTACATTTAAAGAAATTGAAATTCAAAATAGAACTTTATTAGATAGTATTTTTGTAACAACTAAAGACAATGGAGGAGAGAAATAA
- a CDS encoding MmcQ/YjbR family DNA-binding protein translates to MKIIDVEKYNFSKEQLKGFGFKEEAEKLIYRQEILDMSFLIEIVFVDSQLLVGVYDLEFDEVYSLYSVDSAVGETVQNIREHVENLLRFILGLADESGKIGSEVIDYCYKYGGNHVNPFKKHPDILAFVNEKNKWYALILEVKYNKLNKNTDITTKVKVLNLKYSTDKILDIIDNKNIFPAYHMNKKHWISIVLDKNIKLETIKELIDISYSLVK, encoded by the coding sequence ATGAAGATTATAGATGTAGAAAAATATAACTTTTCTAAGGAACAGCTAAAAGGTTTTGGATTTAAGGAAGAAGCGGAAAAACTAATATATCGACAAGAAATTTTAGATATGAGCTTTTTAATAGAAATAGTATTTGTTGACAGTCAACTTTTAGTAGGAGTTTATGATTTAGAATTCGATGAGGTTTACTCATTGTATAGCGTAGATAGTGCTGTAGGAGAAACTGTTCAAAATATTAGAGAACATGTAGAGAATCTACTAAGGTTTATATTAGGGTTAGCTGATGAATCTGGGAAAATAGGTTCAGAAGTTATCGATTATTGTTATAAATATGGTGGAAATCATGTTAATCCTTTTAAAAAACATCCAGACATATTGGCATTTGTAAATGAAAAAAATAAATGGTATGCCTTGATTCTAGAGGTTAAATATAATAAATTAAATAAAAATACTGATATTACAACTAAGGTGAAAGTTTTAAATCTAAAATATTCTACGGATAAGATCTTAGATATTATAGACAATAAAAATATTTTTCCAGCATATCATATGAATAAGAAGCATTGGATTAGCATAGTTTTAGATAAAAATATCAAATTAGAAACAATAAAAGAATTAATAGACATAAGCTATTCTTTAGTAAAATAA
- a CDS encoding sensor histidine kinase: protein MNIGDRIILFIFSSMCIITYFFQKYGYERNKLKNERIKHNEHINLLLAENERNRIGQDLHDSIGHTFVMLKLKAELAEKYLDKNNIEAAKKELQEISEISSTSMTETRSIINKLKHRSITEELKVITDIMTMADISLDIKNNMTTLPSELVEWTITMVLKELTNNVIKHSKANKCNININESSNNYTIIVSDNGRGFENIDGKELSSIRDRIKLVNGVIDITSKKFPTTIKVTINK, encoded by the coding sequence ATGAATATTGGAGATAGAATTATCCTATTTATTTTTTCTTCTATGTGTATAATAACTTATTTTTTCCAAAAATATGGTTATGAAAGAAATAAATTAAAAAATGAACGTATAAAACACAATGAACATATTAATCTACTTCTTGCTGAAAATGAGCGTAATAGAATTGGTCAAGATCTTCATGATAGTATCGGACATACTTTTGTAATGTTAAAGTTAAAAGCAGAGCTGGCTGAAAAATATTTAGATAAAAATAATATTGAAGCTGCAAAAAAAGAACTTCAAGAAATTAGTGAAATCAGCAGTACTTCAATGACAGAAACACGTTCTATTATTAATAAATTAAAGCATAGAAGTATTACTGAAGAATTAAAAGTTATTACAGATATTATGACCATGGCTGATATTTCATTAGATATTAAGAATAATATGACTACACTTCCATCTGAATTAGTTGAATGGACTATTACAATGGTACTAAAAGAATTAACGAATAATGTTATTAAACATAGTAAGGCTAATAAATGTAATATTAATATCAATGAATCTAGTAATAACTATACTATTATTGTCTCTGATAATGGTCGTGGTTTTGAAAATATTGACGGAAAGGAACTATCTTCTATAAGAGATAGAATTAAACTAGTTAATGGAGTAATAGATATAACATCAAAAAAATTCCCTACAACTATCAAAGTAACAATCAATAAATAA
- a CDS encoding response regulator transcription factor, with protein MKLLIAEDQSMLRDAMATLLSMEDSVESVLQAKDGKEAINLISTNDIDVAILDVEMPEATGLDVLEYIRSNNIHCKVVIVTTFKRMGYFERAIKNNVDAYVLKDRSIDELMKTINNVLGGNKEYSPELMENIFTNHNPLSNQEKIILLKIKEGLSNKEIANELFLSEGTIRNYISNILTKLNCKNRTEAVKKSTEEGWL; from the coding sequence ATGAAATTACTTATTGCTGAAGATCAAAGTATGTTACGAGATGCAATGGCAACATTATTATCAATGGAAGATAGTGTTGAAAGTGTACTTCAAGCTAAAGATGGAAAAGAAGCTATAAATTTAATTTCTACTAATGATATAGATGTAGCTATACTTGATGTAGAAATGCCTGAAGCAACAGGACTAGACGTACTAGAGTACATTCGTAGTAATAATATACATTGTAAAGTTGTTATTGTGACAACTTTTAAACGTATGGGATATTTTGAACGCGCCATAAAAAATAACGTAGATGCCTATGTACTAAAAGATCGCTCAATAGATGAACTTATGAAAACAATTAACAACGTCTTAGGAGGTAACAAAGAATATTCACCAGAACTTATGGAAAACATTTTTACTAATCATAATCCCCTATCAAATCAAGAAAAAATTATTCTTTTAAAAATTAAAGAAGGATTATCGAACAAAGAAATTGCTAATGAACTGTTTTTATCCGAAGGAACTATTAGAAACTATATCTCTAACATCCTAACAAAATTAAACTGCAAAAACAGAACAGAAGCTGTAAAAAAATCTACTGAGGAAGGATGGCTTTAG
- a CDS encoding IS3 family transposase, with the protein MHKEGLKGKTPKERYHSYKGTVGKVANNIINRDFSTTAPLQKWTTDVSQFNFLWGKCYFSAILDMHTNEIISYDLSLHPNLDQIKRMLEQAFNKFPNTEGLIMHSDQGWQYQHSHYRSELKKHGIIQSMSRKGNCYDNSIMESLFGRMKTEIYYGYEKVYMSFEEFSKAVSEYINYYNNKRIQSKTKWMPPVQYRITSTCLN; encoded by the coding sequence ATGCATAAAGAAGGATTGAAAGGGAAAACTCCTAAAGAAAGATACCATTCATATAAGGGAACAGTAGGAAAAGTCGCTAATAATATAATAAATCGAGATTTTAGTACGACTGCTCCTTTACAGAAATGGACTACAGATGTATCACAATTCAATTTTTTATGGGGAAAGTGCTATTTTTCAGCGATTCTAGATATGCATACAAATGAAATAATATCATATGATTTATCTTTACATCCAAATTTAGATCAGATAAAAAGGATGTTAGAACAAGCATTTAATAAATTTCCAAATACAGAAGGATTAATTATGCATTCTGATCAAGGGTGGCAGTATCAACATTCACACTATAGAAGTGAGTTAAAAAAACATGGAATCATTCAATCGATGTCTAGAAAGGGAAATTGTTATGATAATAGTATCATGGAATCACTTTTTGGAAGAATGAAGACGGAGATATATTATGGTTATGAAAAGGTTTATATGTCATTTGAAGAGTTTAGTAAAGCTGTATCTGAATATATAAATTATTACAACAACAAGAGAATTCAATCAAAAACAAAATGGATGCCTCCTGTACAATACAGGATAACATCCACTTGTCTAAACTAA
- a CDS encoding ABC transporter permease, with product MKNLANLLNIEFIFIKRNLTNFIMGLGFPVIFFILFSGMQQFDDPETKIRVVKDMLISMTAFSSISFALFSLPISIKEDEKNNYLHILNNSPIKISEYYLARFIRLIITFIISIVVVFAVGHIFRGVNMTAREWFMSAVLMLIGSITFLGMGLLLSLIKSEEKLSLLANILYLGLAMLGGLWWPTYLFPEWLQNISKLTPTYYLLDFVNKYIKEDIFSYRALAILLAYSVVCIIATLVIKNRRESK from the coding sequence ATGAAAAATCTTGCTAACTTATTAAACATAGAATTTATATTCATAAAAAGAAACTTAACTAATTTTATTATGGGATTAGGTTTTCCAGTTATCTTCTTTATACTATTTTCTGGAATGCAGCAATTCGATGATCCTGAAACAAAGATACGCGTTGTAAAAGATATGCTTATTTCAATGACCGCATTCAGCAGTATAAGCTTCGCTTTATTTTCTCTCCCTATTTCAATAAAAGAAGACGAGAAAAACAACTATCTACATATATTAAATAATTCTCCTATAAAAATATCTGAATACTACCTTGCTCGTTTTATTCGTCTAATAATTACGTTTATTATATCAATAGTTGTTGTATTTGCTGTTGGGCATATCTTTAGAGGCGTTAATATGACAGCTCGTGAATGGTTTATGTCAGCTGTTCTAATGCTTATTGGAAGTATTACATTTTTAGGTATGGGATTACTTCTAAGTCTTATTAAATCAGAAGAAAAACTTTCGTTACTTGCTAATATATTATACCTAGGACTTGCTATGCTAGGAGGCCTTTGGTGGCCTACTTACCTTTTCCCAGAATGGTTACAAAATATATCTAAACTGACACCAACCTACTATCTTTTAGATTTCGTTAATAAATATATTAAAGAAGATATTTTCTCTTATAGAGCTCTAGCTATACTTCTAGCATATTCGGTTGTATGTATAATTGCTACATTGGTAATAAAAAACAGAAGAGAATCAAAATAA
- a CDS encoding helix-turn-helix domain-containing protein produces the protein MRYSFEFKVKCVEMYERGEYPETPNGITTRKFKDTIRKWKRMVDSLGVGVLRHKTKNKKWNSEEKLVLVSKILAGYSYNSVALDNGINYRTLYKWVQKYKEKGYNGLVDEKKERPRKVPIMKENSSPKPLKESEREELIRLRAENKFIKTEIENIKAEKEIIKKLIALRREKWAAQLKAKKQQSSKNLEKKDIN, from the coding sequence ATGCGTTATAGTTTTGAATTTAAAGTAAAATGTGTTGAGATGTATGAAAGAGGGGAATATCCAGAAACACCGAATGGAATAACTACTAGAAAATTTAAAGATACTATTAGAAAATGGAAAAGAATGGTTGATTCGTTAGGAGTAGGTGTCTTGCGACATAAAACAAAAAATAAGAAGTGGAATTCAGAAGAAAAACTAGTATTAGTTTCTAAAATTTTAGCTGGTTATTCATATAATTCCGTTGCACTAGACAATGGAATTAACTATAGGACACTGTATAAATGGGTTCAAAAATATAAGGAAAAAGGTTATAATGGACTTGTAGATGAGAAGAAAGAAAGACCAAGAAAGGTACCTATCATGAAAGAAAACAGTAGTCCTAAACCATTAAAAGAATCAGAAAGAGAAGAATTAATTAGATTACGTGCAGAAAATAAATTTATAAAAACGGAAATCGAAAATATTAAAGCGGAAAAAGAAATAATAAAAAAATTAATAGCCTTGAGGCGAGAAAAATGGGCTGCGCAACTCAAGGCGAAAAAGCAGCAATCATCAAAGAACTTAGAAAAAAAGGATATCAATTAA